The segment CGGCCGCATTTACCGCATTAATGAGCGCACTGCCAACAATCACACCATCAGCCAAAGCGCCCACGGAGGCTGCCAATTCTGGCGTGCTGATGCCAAACCCAACTGCCAACGATGCATCTGTTTGCGCACGCACACGCTCGATAAACGCATCCAGATCATGATGCAAGCTGGCACGTGCGCC is part of the Thermomicrobiales bacterium genome and harbors:
- a CDS encoding tryptophan synthase subunit alpha, which encodes GARASLHHDLDAFIERVRAQTDASLAVGFGISTPELAASVGALADGVIVGSALINAVNAADDKPQAAAEFVQSLAAALEK